The genomic interval ATGGTCGTAACATCGTGAGGTTCGTTTAGCAAATATACTGAATTTCGTAGCAAAGTATTTTCTATCATTGCACCAGAGCTCTCTATGTCCATTGACCTTAACTTCATTCTGTTTATTCAAAGCAGCTTTACACATAAAAATCTTCTGAGAATATACCCAAAGGGCACTCGCTTCAATTCTTCGAACTATAATCCGTTTCTTGGTTGGGTGCATGGTGCACAAATGGTGGCATTTAATATGCAGGTACATTTCTAACATGACACTCCTCTGCTACATCATATTGGCCTGAATGCCTGATACATTTTTCTTCGCAGGGGTATGGAAGATCTCTTTGGCTAATGCACGGATTCTACAAGGCCAACGGTGGCTGCGGTTATGTGAAGAAGCCAGATTTCATGATGCAAACTTGTCCAGATGGAAATGTTTTTGACCCGAAAGCAGATTTACCTGTGAAGAAAACACTCAAGGTAGGTTTGTGGCATATGTTTCTTCCTTTCATTTTCATCTCTGAAATTCAGGAATCGAGCTACTTACAGCTTGCCTGTTTGTCTACCAGGTCAAAGTATACATGGGCGAAGGTTGGCAGAGCGACTTCAAGCAGACATACTTCGACACGTATTCCCCTCCAGACTTCTACGCAAAGGTACATCGAATTTTACGCTGATGCCAAACGCCAAAAAATTTGCAAATGCAAAACGGAGCTTtgaaaaaacatgtatatatgtataactttttcatacggagtgagatgaagacaaactttatattaaaattgtagagCTCCATGAGTTCTACGACTTACTTATTGACTAGTCCATCGTTCCATCAACATAACAGGTGGGCATTGCCGGGGTTCCGTCGGACTCGGTGATGCAGAAGACGAAAGCCGTGGAGGACAGCTGGGTTCCCGTGTGGGAGGAGGAGTTCGTGTTCCCGCTGACCGTCCCGGAGATCGCGCTGCTCCGCGTGGAGGTGCACGAGTACGACGTGAGCGAGGACGACTTCGGCGGGCAGACGGCGCTCCCGGTGTCGGAGCTGCGGCCGGGGATCCGCACCGTGCCGCTCTTCGACCACAAGGGGCTCAAGTTCAAGAGCGTCAAGCTCCTCATGCGGTTCGAGTTCGTCTAGCAAATTCAGTAGGCATATCACTCGCTCATGTGTGTTGTATACTTAGCATGATGATCTATTTCTCTAGTAGCAAGATTAGATTTTTACTTATGTGTGTTGTATACGTAGTATGATGATATTTTCTAGCAAGATCAGAATTTTGGACTACCTGTTTTTCTAGGAAAAAACAGATTATTTGGACATCGGTGACCAGAATTTTGGACTAGCAAGATAGATTTGGACTGCTTTGATCTGCAGATCGGTGGACATTTTTCTAGCAAGATTAGAATATTAGATTATGGTTTGAttagatttaagaacttgttttgGTCTCTATGTAGATCGGAGAATCAGTTCCATCTTTTACAGTTCCATCTCTACTAATCACACCTCATCTGCGAAATATGAGATCCTACGGCCAGGGACGCTGTAATCCGGCTGCACCAACGGCGTGGATTGAACCTGAAATATCGCGTGGATAAGGGGGAATATGGAGTTGTTTGTATCATCCGTGGTAAGCAGCTGAGCTGAGCCATGGCGATgggagccgcggcggcgccatggtacggcgccatcggcggcggtggctcgcggcgcgcgcgggtgagggcgcaggcggcggcgccgtgggcaGGAGGCGCGGAGGAGCTGGTGCGGTCGGGCGCGGTGCGGGCGGtgcgggcgagggaggcggcgggggcgatgTCCGCGGAGGGGTTCCGGCTGCTGGACGTCCGGCCGGAgtgggagcgcgcgcgcgccgccgtgcggggCTCGGCGCACGCGCCGCTGTTCGTCGGGGACGACGACACGGGCCCCGTCACGCTGCTCAAGAAGTGGGTCCACTTCGGCTACATCGGCCTCTGGACCGGCCAGTCCTTCACCAAGATGAACGACCGCTTCctcgacgacgtcgccgccgccgccggcgaaggcaAGGACGCCAAGCTGCTCGTCGCCTGCGGCGAAGGCCTCCGGTAATTAATCTAATCACACTGAAGCTACTGAGAATTTTTATCTGTTTAGTGTGTAATACAACGTGGCAATTAAGCTTCTGGATCGGTTGCATGCATGCGAACTAGGGCTGCTTCCCCGAACTagtaaacggtgtgtttttttgcaaaaaaattctataggaaagttgctttaaaaaaatcatattaatccatttttaaagtttaaaataattaatactcaattaatcatgtgctaatgactcacctcgttttacgtatcttcccaatctcctctatctcctcctcctcaaacacAGGTCGTTGATCGCGGTGAGGATGCTGTACGACGACGGGTACAAGAACCTGGCGTGGCTCGCCGGAGGGTTCAGCAAGTGCGTCGACGGCGACTTCGCCGACGTGGAGGGGGAGAGCAAGCTGCAGTACGCCACCGTGGGTGGGGTGTCCTACATCTTCCTCCAGATCCTGCTTCTGCTGCGGGTAGTCAAGTGATGATCATGTAACATCAGGACATGCATCCGAGTATCCGACCAATGTTGCAGTGGAATATGCTGCCAAGTCCCAAATATTCTCCCATCCTCTTGCCTTGTTCTCTTATAATTGAATTGAATTCGTTGAATTCATGTGCTTGCGTGAAAAATGTGATGATAGATAAATATAGATACTAGTAGCAAGGTAGTTCGTGATGGTAGACAAGTAGACGGTAGCAAGTTCTGTTCtactgttctaaaaaaaaaagttctgcaTGTGTTATACTCCATTTCAGAACCGGTCGTTGTTGCCTAAGAAAAGATGTTGAAACAGGCTGAGGACCCAACAGATATTGAAGTTTCATGAATTTCTGGTGGGCCTAATATAAGCCTAGGAATTTCACTGGGCTAACTAGACGAGTTGGGCCCTtctcattcatatatatatctctaccaatatatctatctatctatctattatattattaaaacagtctTTAAAGGAGGATGATAGAAATTTtcaaattcccacattaatcggagaaaaagaaaaaaaagtccaagtagaaatacaatctaaaaatagttgaaatccaaaatta from Oryza glaberrima chromosome 3, OglaRS2, whole genome shotgun sequence carries:
- the LOC127768788 gene encoding rhodanese-like domain-containing protein 10 yields the protein MAMGAAAAPWYGAIGGGGSRRARVRAQAAAPWAGGAEELVRSGAVRAVRAREAAGAMSAEGFRLLDVRPEWERARAAVRGSAHAPLFVGDDDTGPVTLLKKWVHFGYIGLWTGQSFTKMNDRFLDDVAAAAGEGKDAKLLVACGEGLRSLIAVRMLYDDGYKNLAWLAGGFSKCVDGDFADVEGESKLQYATVGGVSYIFLQILLLLRVVK